The Corallococcus macrosporus region AGCGACTCGCGGCAGGCAGGTTCCATTCAGGTAATGCTGCCAAGTTGCAACGTCAGGCGATCCCGGGGGGCAGGTTCGTTTCCCCCTGTCGGACATCTCCCTCCTTCTGGAGGGAGGGGCTCAGCCCGGAAGCCCGCTCACAGCGTGAGGACGCGGGCGCCGTCGGTCAGCCGCCAGATGGAGGCCAGGCCCATGACGTCGTCCAGGGTGCCGTGCAGTTCCTGGGGTGAGAAGCCGCAGATGCGGACCGTGGTGTCGCAGGCCACGAGCTTCGCGCCCAGGGCGCGGGCCTCCTCCAGCATGCGGGCCGGAGTGGGAACGTTGAGCCCCTCGGCCCGGGCCGCCTCGGTGCGCTCGCGCTCGCTGTGCGCCAGGCCGAAGCCGCCCCGGACCAGCTGGCGCAGGGCCTCGAAGGCGAAGACGAAGTAGACGTCGTCGCCCATCGCGGCGGCGGTGATGCCCATGGAGGCCGCCTGATAGGCGGGCTCGTACGTGGCGTGTTGGAGGAAGAAGAAGACGCGTCCGGCCATGATGGTCCGACCTTAGCGTTATCGAGTCCGGACCGGCAGCCGTCGTATAACAGGGCTCCCCTTCCCCACCGGGAGCCCCGCATGCCGAGCCAGCCGTCCCGCCCCCGCGGTGTTCGTCCCTCGCCGGTCACTTCCCGCCACACGACGCCACGGTGGATGGCGCTGGCGGGGCTCGCCGTGCTCGCGGGCGCGGGGCCCGTGTCCCAGGCGGCTCCGGTCCATGCGACCGCCGCGGTGGCCCAGGCTTCCGCTCCCGCGTCCCCGAGCGCCGTTGCTCCCGGGCCGCTGCGCACGGAGGCGCTGGGGTTGCTCGCGCAACCGACCGTGGCGCCAGAGGCGGCGTGGCGCAGGCTGGGGCCGGAGGTCGTGCCGGTGCTCGCGGCGCTGGCGGAGGACATGAGCATCCCGGATGCGCAGCGGATGCGGGCCGTGACGGCGCTGGCGCGCGTGGAGTCTCCGCAGGCGGGACCGACGCTCCAGGCGATGCTGGAGGATCCGCACCGCCCTTCCGATGTCCGCTCGCAGGCCGCCGCCGCGCTGGGACAGCGCCTGGGGTTCGAGGCCGTGAAGACGCTGCAGGCCCGGCTGGAGGACCGCGACCTGCGGATCCGCGAGGCCGTGGCCCAGGCGCTCGGCAGGCTGGGCGGTCAGCAGGTGCGCGAGGTGCTGGAGGAGCGGCTTCCCCTGGAGGACGTCCCCCAGGTGCGTGAAGCGCTCCAGCAGGGGCTCACGCTGGCGGAGCCCTGAGCCGGGCGCCGGGCGTGGTGGATTGCTCGGGGCTCGCGTCGGGCGGGGCCTTCCGTTAGATGGGAGGCCATGCGCCCCACCGTCCTTCTCTTCGATATCGATGGCACCCTCGTCACCACCGGCGGTGCCGGTCGCCGCGCCATGGGCCTGGCCTTCGAGCAGCTCCACCGGCGCCGCGACGCGTGCGACGGCTTCAGCATGTCCGGCATGACGGACCGGGCCATCGTCCGCAAGGGGCTGGGCATCATCGGACAGGCCGACACCGAGGACGCCATCAGCGCGGTCATCGACGCGTACGTCGCGCAGCTGGGCCTGGAGGTCCCCAAGGTCGATGCGCGCGAGTACCGGCTGCACCCGGGCATGCGCGAGGCCGTGCTGGAGGCGCGCTCGCGGCAGGGCTTCGCGGTGGGGCTGGGCACCGGCAACGTGCGCGCGGGCGCCAAGGTGAAGCTGGACCGCGTGAACATCCACGACCAGTTCGCCTTCGGCGGCTTCGGCTGCGACTTCGAGGACCGCGTGGCCCTCATCCGCCACGGCGCGCAGGCCGGTGCGGCGAAGCTGGGCCACCCCCTGGAGGCGTGCCGGGTGGTGATCATCGGCGACACGCCCAAGGACGTCGCGGCCGCCAAGGGCATTGGCGCGGAGACGATTGGCGTGGGCACGGGCAACTTCACGCCCCAGGCGCTGATTGATGCGGGCGCCGAGTGGGCCTTCGCGGATTTCTCCGCCCCTGGCGCCATGGAGGCCCTGCTCGTCGGACGGTGAAGGTGTGGTATCTCCGCCGCCCCTCCGAGGAGTCGTCACGCAATGTCGTCCACGCTCGAATCCTATGAGCTGATCCGCTTCGCCGAGGCCTTCGAGGCCCGACTCGCCACGGCGGAGGAGATGGTCGTCGGCCGGCCGGGGCTGGAGGCCGAGAAGCAGTGGCTGGCCTCCGCGCTGGAGCGCCTGCGCGAGGCCCGCGAGCCCGCGGGAAGCCTGCTGGAGCAGGTGAAGGACCTGCCCGAGCTCGACGAGGCCCGTGAGGAGTTCTCGTTCGATCAGCAGGGCCGCTGGGTGGATGCGCTGGAGAAGCTGCACGCGGGCATCACCTTCACCGCCAGCAGCCGCGCGCCCGTCATCGAGGCCCTCTTCCCGCACCTCAAGTTCCCGCAGCTGCGCCGGGCCCCCGTGGAGCTGGTCAACGAGTACGCCACGTCCTACGAGCGGCGGCTCAAGAGCGCCTACGTCACCCGCATCTTCTCCCGCGATGACTTCGCGATGGTCCGCCCCGTCGTGGATCAGGTCGCCGCGACCTTCGCCGCGTGGAACGCGAGCCTGTCCCCCACCCCGCTGCCCCCGGATCAGGAGGCCGCCTTGCGCGAGGCGCTGGTGTCGCTGGGCCGGCGCCTGGACGTGGCGCTGCGGCAGGGACGCCTGCTCGCGGAGGCCGCGCTGGTTCCCGTACCCGGGGTCTTCGAGGCCGCGGGCCTCACCCTCAAGCCCCGGAAGCGCGCGGGCAAGTCGCTCGCGCTCTCCGCCGAGGAAGGCGCTTCCGACCTCTTCGGTGAGGAGGGCGACTCCGGTCAGGAGGATGCGTTCGACGGGGCCGAGGGTGCGGAGCCTTCCGGGGATGACGCGATGGAGGCGGCTTCCGACGACGGCGCGGGCCCGGCGGAGTCCTTGGAGGAAACCGCTGACGTGGAACCCTCTCCGGCTCGCGAGGGTGACGTCGAGGCTTCGGCCGGTGGATCCGAGGAGGCTCCCGCTGCTCCGGAACCTGTCGCCTCGGAGCCTCCTGTCGCGGCGCGTCCCCGACGGGGCCGGCCCCCGAAGAACGGGGCTCCGGCTCCCGAGACCGCGCAGGCGGAGGCTCCCTCGGATGCTCCGGCTGCCGGTGCTCCGGAGGCCGTGCGCCCCAAGCGTCGCAAGAAGACCGATCCGTCCGAGGCTGGCACGCCTTGAGACCCGACGCGCGGTGAGTCTGCCGCCGTGAAGAGGAACCCGGACATGGCGGACGTCGCCCTTCCCATCGATCCCCTCCTGCCGGACATCGTCTCCACGCTCCGGAGCTCGCGGTCGCTCGTGCTGGAGGCGCCTCCTGGCGCGGGCAAGACGACCCGCGTTCCCCGCGCGCTGCTGGAGGCGGGGCTGGGCTCGGGCAAGGAGATCGTCGTCCTCCAGCCCCGGCGACTGCCCACCCGGCTCGCCGCGCAGCGCGTGTCCGAGGAGATTGGCGAGCGCGTGGGCGAGACCGTGGGCTACCAGGTCCGCTTCGAGGACGTCCGCGGGCCCAAGACGCGCATGTCCTTCGTCACCGAGGGCGTGCTCGGGCGACGCCTGCTCACCGACCCCACCCTGCGCGACGTGGGCATCGTCGTGCTCGACGAGTTCCACGAGCGGCACCTGTCCGCGGACATCTCGCTCGCGCTGCTGAGGCGGCTGCAGGAGACGGCCCGGCCCGACCTCAAGCTCGTGGTGATGTCCGCGACGCTGGAGGCCGAGCCCGTCCGCGCGTACCTGGGCGGCGCCCCCTCCCTGCGCTCCGAGGGCCGCCGCTTCGACGTCAGCGTCGAGTACCTGTCCGCCCCGGATGAGCGGCACCTGGATCAGCAGGTGCTCTCCGCGCTCAAGCGCCTGTTCACCCAGGGCGTCGACGGCGACGTGCTCGTGTTCCTCCCCGGCGCCGGGGAGATCCGCCGCGCGCGCGACACCTGCGCGGAGTTCGCCGAGCGCCACGACGCGGACGTGCTCCCGCTCCACGGTGACCTGTCTCCCGCCGAGCAGGACCGCGCCGTGCGCCGCAGCTCGCGCCGGAAGATCATCCTGTCCACCAACGTGGCGGAGACGTCCGTCACCATCGACGGCGTCGCGGTCGTCATCGACAGCGGGCTTGCGCGCGTGGCGTCGCACTCGCCGTGGTCCGGACTGCCGCAGCTCAAGCTGGGCAAGGTGAGCCGTGCCTCCGCCGTCCAGCGCGCCGGCCGCGCGGGCCGCACCCGCGCCGGGCACTGCGTGCGCCTCTACACCCAGCACGACTTCGACGGGCGGCCTGATCAGGAGGCTCCGGAGATCCGCCGCACCGACCTGGCGGAGACGGTGCTCTCGCTGCGCGCGTCCGGCGTGAAGGACCTCACGGCGTTCCCGTTCTTCGAGCCGCCCCCCGCTCCCGCCCTGGAGGCCGCGGAGACGCTGCTGCGCCGGCTGGGCGCGCTGGACGCGAAGGGCCAGGTGACGGACGTGGGCCAGCGCCTCCTGCGCTTCCCCGTCCACCCGCGACAGGCCCGCGTCATCGTCGAGGGCGAGCGCCGGGGTGTGGGCGCGGATGCCGCCGTGCTCGCGGCCCTCATGGGCGAGCGGGACATCCGCCGCGAGGCCCGCGCCAACCTGGGCGGCGGTGGTCGGGCGTCGGCGCTGGTCAGCGGCCCGTCCGACCTGCTGGAACTCCTGGAGCGCTTCCGCGAGGCCGGCCGTTCCGGCTTCGCGTCCGGCCGCATGCAGTCGCTGTCGCTGGACGCGGGCGCGGTGCAGTCCGTGGAGCGCGTGCAGAAGCAGCTTCGCCGCGCGGTGCGCGAGCAGGGCTCGAAGCCCGGACGTCCCGAGGACGTGGAGCAGGCCCTGATGCTCAGCGTGCTCGCGGGCTACCCGGATCGCGTGGCCCGCAGGCGGCGGCCCCGCTCCCCCGAGCTGCTCATGTTCGGCGGCGGCACCACCAGCCTGTCCGAGTTCAGCGTCGTCCAGGACGCGGAGCTGATGGTCGCCGTGGATGCCGAGGAGCGCCCGGGGCGTGGCGCCGTCGTGCGGCTCGCCAGCGCCGTGGAGGCCGAGTGGCTGCTGGACCTCTACCCGGACGCGCTGGAGGAGGTGGACACCCTCCAGTGGAACCCGGACTCGCGCCGCGTGGAGCGCCTCACGCGGCTGGCCTACGGCAACCTCATGCTGGAGGAGACGCGCACGCCCGCGCCCCCGTCCGAGGAGGCCGCGCGCGTGCTGGCCGAGG contains the following coding sequences:
- the hrpB gene encoding ATP-dependent helicase HrpB; this translates as MADVALPIDPLLPDIVSTLRSSRSLVLEAPPGAGKTTRVPRALLEAGLGSGKEIVVLQPRRLPTRLAAQRVSEEIGERVGETVGYQVRFEDVRGPKTRMSFVTEGVLGRRLLTDPTLRDVGIVVLDEFHERHLSADISLALLRRLQETARPDLKLVVMSATLEAEPVRAYLGGAPSLRSEGRRFDVSVEYLSAPDERHLDQQVLSALKRLFTQGVDGDVLVFLPGAGEIRRARDTCAEFAERHDADVLPLHGDLSPAEQDRAVRRSSRRKIILSTNVAETSVTIDGVAVVIDSGLARVASHSPWSGLPQLKLGKVSRASAVQRAGRAGRTRAGHCVRLYTQHDFDGRPDQEAPEIRRTDLAETVLSLRASGVKDLTAFPFFEPPPAPALEAAETLLRRLGALDAKGQVTDVGQRLLRFPVHPRQARVIVEGERRGVGADAAVLAALMGERDIRREARANLGGGGRASALVSGPSDLLELLERFREAGRSGFASGRMQSLSLDAGAVQSVERVQKQLRRAVREQGSKPGRPEDVEQALMLSVLAGYPDRVARRRRPRSPELLMFGGGTTSLSEFSVVQDAELMVAVDAEERPGRGAVVRLASAVEAEWLLDLYPDALEEVDTLQWNPDSRRVERLTRLAYGNLMLEETRTPAPPSEEAARVLAEAALAAGPERFAEPEALEQWRTRVELLGKAFPEAGFPTVDAAFMRDALASLCVGARSFSDLEGVSLLDALYARLTSEQQRLLANHAPERVTLPGGRGVKVHYEPNKPPWVESRLQDFFGMAQGPSVGAGRVPLVLHLLAPNMRAVQVTTDLAGFWERHYPAIRKELCRKYPRHSWPEDPRHAEPPAPRPPRR
- a CDS encoding DsrE family protein, whose translation is MAGRVFFFLQHATYEPAYQAASMGITAAAMGDDVYFVFAFEALRQLVRGGFGLAHSERERTEAARAEGLNVPTPARMLEEARALGAKLVACDTTVRICGFSPQELHGTLDDVMGLASIWRLTDGARVLTL
- a CDS encoding HAD family hydrolase translates to MRPTVLLFDIDGTLVTTGGAGRRAMGLAFEQLHRRRDACDGFSMSGMTDRAIVRKGLGIIGQADTEDAISAVIDAYVAQLGLEVPKVDAREYRLHPGMREAVLEARSRQGFAVGLGTGNVRAGAKVKLDRVNIHDQFAFGGFGCDFEDRVALIRHGAQAGAAKLGHPLEACRVVIIGDTPKDVAAAKGIGAETIGVGTGNFTPQALIDAGAEWAFADFSAPGAMEALLVGR
- a CDS encoding HEAT repeat domain-containing protein, with protein sequence MALAGLAVLAGAGPVSQAAPVHATAAVAQASAPASPSAVAPGPLRTEALGLLAQPTVAPEAAWRRLGPEVVPVLAALAEDMSIPDAQRMRAVTALARVESPQAGPTLQAMLEDPHRPSDVRSQAAAALGQRLGFEAVKTLQARLEDRDLRIREAVAQALGRLGGQQVREVLEERLPLEDVPQVREALQQGLTLAEP